One Lactobacillus sp. CBA3606 DNA segment encodes these proteins:
- the rpsN gene encoding 30S ribosomal protein S14, producing MAKKSKIAKERRIEATVARYADRRAAMKAAGDYAGLATLPRNASPVRIHRRDHLDGRPHAYLRKFGMSRLNFRRLAHAGQIPGVKKASW from the coding sequence ATGGCTAAAAAATCTAAAATTGCTAAAGAACGTCGTATTGAAGCCACGGTTGCCCGTTATGCTGACCGTCGTGCTGCCATGAAGGCTGCTGGCGACTACGCTGGATTAGCGACCTTACCACGTAACGCTTCCCCGGTTCGGATCCATCGTCGGGACCACCTTGATGGTCGTCCCCACGCCTATTTACGAAAGTTCGGGATGTCTCGCTTGAATTTTCGACGCTTAGCACATGCCGGTCAAATTCCCGGTGTCAAAAAAGCCAGCTGGTAA
- a CDS encoding AI-2E family transporter: protein MKNQPSRKRWTSTKTIRTLVIILLVLACFFLGKQVDWLLTPVQQFFSIVGFPIVLAGVLYYLMNPLVDRLETKYHIRRTWTIIALFVIILGLIIWGIVAIIPTIRTQTLAIINEWPKYWQNASSEVNHWLNDPKLSALRDQVDQWNADTSKLLSGKVTKYLTGTVSSITSVVSTVTTVIIGLITMPFILFYLLKDGHQLPKYLVKFIPDKGRASFLQMLTEINTQVSNYIRGQLTVAFFVAVMFAIGYWAIGLKFALTLGIAAGILNLIPYLGSFLAMVPSVVIAMVISPWMLVKVLIVFAIEQTIEGRVISPLVLGSSLAIHPVTILIVLLAAGKIFGLLGVIFGIPGYAILKVLITHLFAWYRHQSGLYEADD from the coding sequence TTGAAAAATCAACCAAGCCGAAAGCGGTGGACGAGTACCAAAACAATCCGCACACTGGTTATTATTTTATTAGTGTTGGCCTGTTTCTTTTTAGGGAAACAAGTTGATTGGCTATTAACCCCGGTGCAGCAGTTCTTTAGCATTGTTGGGTTTCCGATTGTGTTAGCCGGGGTATTGTATTACTTGATGAATCCGCTCGTTGATCGGTTGGAAACGAAGTATCACATCCGGCGTACTTGGACGATTATTGCGTTATTTGTGATTATTTTAGGGTTGATTATTTGGGGAATCGTCGCAATCATTCCGACGATTCGGACCCAGACTTTGGCGATCATTAATGAATGGCCAAAGTATTGGCAAAATGCCAGTAGTGAGGTTAATCATTGGTTGAATGACCCCAAATTATCAGCGTTACGTGATCAAGTCGATCAATGGAATGCGGATACGAGTAAGTTGCTAAGTGGAAAGGTCACTAAATACTTAACTGGTACAGTCTCTTCAATTACGAGTGTCGTAAGCACCGTCACGACGGTTATCATCGGGTTAATTACGATGCCATTTATTTTGTTTTACTTATTAAAAGACGGGCATCAATTACCTAAGTATTTGGTGAAATTCATTCCAGATAAAGGTCGCGCCAGCTTTTTACAAATGCTGACCGAAATTAATACGCAAGTTAGTAACTATATTCGTGGGCAATTAACCGTAGCTTTCTTTGTCGCAGTGATGTTTGCGATTGGATATTGGGCGATTGGCCTAAAATTTGCGTTAACATTAGGGATTGCGGCTGGTATTTTGAATTTAATCCCATATCTGGGCTCGTTTCTAGCGATGGTGCCCTCGGTCGTGATTGCGATGGTTATTTCACCATGGATGTTAGTTAAGGTGCTAATTGTCTTCGCTATCGAGCAAACAATTGAAGGTCGTGTGATTTCACCGTTAGTTTTAGGCAGTAGCTTGGCAATTCATCCGGTGACCATCTTGATTGTATTATTAGCCGCAGGAAAAATTTTCGGGTTATTGGGTGTAATCTTTGGGATTCCAGGATATGCGATCTTGAAAGTGCTAATTACCCATCTGTTTGCGTGGTATCGGCACCAATCAGGACTGTACGAAGCGGATGATTGA
- a CDS encoding PTS glucitol/sorbitol transporter subunit IIA — MATTATIQSIGQQAISPTEPMLILFNETATAALQQIAIIQKFTQPVTDLALQVGSTLQIDDQKYKVAYVGELVNTSLASIGHATLYFTAVPAKPMQNGVYLAPTTLPTIKVGSVMTYRA; from the coding sequence ATGGCAACGACAGCAACGATACAATCAATTGGGCAACAAGCCATTTCACCAACGGAACCAATGTTAATCTTATTCAATGAAACGGCCACTGCCGCACTACAACAGATTGCGATCATTCAAAAGTTTACACAGCCAGTGACCGATTTGGCGTTACAAGTCGGTAGTACACTACAAATTGATGATCAAAAATATAAAGTTGCTTATGTGGGTGAATTAGTGAACACAAGTCTTGCTAGTATTGGGCATGCCACGCTATACTTTACGGCAGTCCCGGCTAAACCGATGCAAAATGGCGTGTATTTAGCGCCGACAACGTTACCCACAATTAAAGTTGGGAGTGTCATGACGTATCGCGCATAA
- a CDS encoding lactonase family protein, which translates to MQEKILFGTYTKKTSQGIYQGTLDTTAKTLTNDGLLAQTANPTYLALSAKNRLYSVAKDADQGGVAAWQLTDQGATPLNTVVAPGTPPAYVAVDEARQLVYSANYHQGTASVMSIAENGDLTLVDQLTHTGNGPRPEQDSSHIHYTDLTPDNRLVAIDLGSDKVYVYNVSAAGKLTAQSVLTLTPGFGPRHLVFTPDGTHALLAGELSSQVASLAYDATTGRLTQLGTVKTIPEDYTDHNGAAAIRLSNDGHYLYVSNRGYNSLAVFAVAADASLTLIQEISTEGDFPRDFDLDATEAFVVVVNQNTDNATLYERDLHTGKLSLLQKDLTVPEGVCVLFAK; encoded by the coding sequence ATGCAAGAAAAAATTCTATTTGGAACTTATACTAAAAAAACGAGTCAGGGGATTTATCAAGGCACCCTGGACACCACGGCAAAAACATTAACTAATGATGGCCTCTTAGCCCAAACCGCTAACCCAACTTACTTAGCTTTATCTGCTAAAAATCGGTTATACAGCGTGGCTAAAGACGCTGATCAGGGTGGTGTTGCCGCTTGGCAATTAACTGACCAAGGCGCAACTCCTTTAAACACGGTTGTGGCCCCCGGCACGCCGCCTGCTTACGTCGCAGTTGATGAAGCTCGCCAATTAGTCTACAGTGCCAACTATCACCAAGGCACCGCTAGTGTCATGTCAATTGCTGAAAATGGTGACTTAACGTTAGTTGACCAGCTGACACATACGGGTAATGGGCCCCGGCCAGAACAAGATAGTTCACACATTCACTACACTGATTTAACACCGGACAACCGCCTAGTTGCGATTGACCTGGGTAGTGATAAAGTCTACGTTTACAACGTAAGTGCCGCTGGTAAGTTAACGGCGCAATCCGTCTTAACGTTAACACCTGGTTTTGGCCCCCGTCACTTAGTCTTCACCCCAGATGGCACGCATGCCCTCTTAGCCGGTGAGCTATCCAGTCAAGTCGCCAGTCTAGCTTATGACGCAACTACTGGTCGTTTGACACAATTAGGAACGGTTAAAACCATCCCTGAAGATTACACCGACCATAACGGTGCCGCTGCAATTCGCTTAAGTAACGATGGGCATTACCTCTACGTTTCCAATCGCGGTTACAATAGTTTAGCTGTTTTTGCAGTTGCAGCTGATGCTAGCCTGACCCTGATTCAAGAAATCAGTACTGAAGGCGATTTTCCGCGTGATTTTGACTTAGATGCAACCGAAGCATTCGTGGTCGTCGTCAATCAAAACACTGATAATGCAACGTTATATGAACGTGATTTACACACCGGTAAACTCAGCTTATTGCAAAAAGATCTCACCGTTCCCGAAGGCGTTTGCGTTTTATTCGCAAAGTAA
- a CDS encoding copper homeostasis protein CutC, whose product MLLKEVALENYTNLPAAIAAGAQRIELNDNLAVGGTTVSRGVMAEAAKYTQEHGITLITMIRPRGGNFVYNDTELKIMEADLLQAQALGVDGVALGALTADGHLDTEAMALLIGAAGGMSVTFHMAFDALAPDQQAPALEWLVAHQVDRILTHGGPLSTPIEACLPTLQTTLKLAAGRIQILPGGGITAANVDQITTALNVPQAHGTKIIIY is encoded by the coding sequence ATGCTATTAAAAGAAGTCGCCCTTGAAAACTATACTAACTTGCCAGCCGCAATTGCGGCCGGCGCCCAACGGATTGAATTAAATGATAATTTAGCCGTCGGTGGCACCACTGTTAGTCGTGGCGTCATGGCCGAAGCCGCTAAATACACCCAAGAGCACGGCATCACCTTAATTACGATGATTCGACCACGAGGTGGTAACTTCGTTTATAATGATACCGAACTAAAAATCATGGAAGCCGATCTCTTACAGGCCCAAGCTTTAGGCGTCGATGGCGTCGCTTTAGGCGCATTAACCGCCGATGGTCACTTAGACACCGAAGCCATGGCCCTATTAATTGGCGCTGCTGGCGGCATGAGTGTGACTTTCCACATGGCTTTTGATGCCTTAGCGCCTGACCAACAGGCCCCAGCCCTAGAGTGGTTAGTGGCCCATCAAGTAGACCGCATTTTAACTCATGGTGGTCCTTTGAGCACGCCGATTGAAGCCTGTTTACCAACATTGCAAACGACTTTGAAATTAGCAGCAGGTCGGATTCAAATCTTACCTGGCGGTGGTATTACGGCTGCAAATGTCGACCAAATTACAACTGCTTTAAACGTTCCCCAAGCACACGGAACAAAAATTATCATCTATTAG
- a CDS encoding RluA family pseudouridine synthase gives MRFTWINQMTTPVKVKTILAQHGVTRSLLKKVKFHGGAILVNEQPVLAIHMLTGGETVTMVTPREVGNDHLGVSTLPITVLYEDRDYLIVNKPAGVASVPAHLYPDNTLANRVKGYYQAHGYDNEVVHITTRLDRDTSGIVLFAKHHFAHSVIDHQLKAHAMRKMYLAVVSGTLPVDHGWLYQPIGRAPGSFIKRTITPDGKPSLTEYWVVKRLPTMTVVRVRLHTGRTHQIRIHFAAAGHPLVGDDLYEGPWSPIIQRQALHCMQLEFEDPFIQQTLTTFAPLPADLAQLIQSN, from the coding sequence ATGAGGTTTACTTGGATCAACCAAATGACGACACCGGTTAAGGTTAAGACTATTTTGGCGCAACATGGGGTGACCCGTAGTTTGCTCAAAAAGGTGAAGTTTCATGGGGGCGCCATTTTGGTTAATGAGCAGCCCGTTTTAGCGATTCACATGCTAACAGGTGGCGAGACGGTCACGATGGTGACACCACGTGAAGTTGGCAATGACCATCTAGGCGTTTCAACGCTACCCATTACGGTGCTATATGAAGATCGTGATTATTTGATTGTGAATAAACCGGCAGGAGTGGCGTCGGTGCCAGCCCACTTGTATCCTGACAACACCTTAGCTAATCGGGTTAAAGGCTATTATCAAGCCCATGGTTATGATAATGAGGTCGTGCATATCACGACGCGTCTCGATCGAGACACTAGTGGGATTGTCTTATTTGCCAAACACCACTTTGCTCACTCAGTCATTGATCACCAATTAAAAGCCCATGCGATGCGCAAAATGTATTTGGCAGTTGTTAGTGGGACATTACCCGTTGACCATGGTTGGTTATATCAACCGATTGGTCGGGCGCCGGGGTCATTTATTAAGCGCACAATTACGCCGGACGGGAAGCCCTCGTTAACGGAATATTGGGTCGTTAAACGGCTCCCAACGATGACCGTTGTCCGGGTTCGCTTACACACTGGGCGGACACATCAAATTCGGATTCATTTTGCGGCTGCCGGTCATCCGCTAGTCGGCGATGACTTATATGAGGGACCTTGGTCGCCAATTATTCAGCGGCAAGCCTTGCATTGTATGCAATTAGAATTTGAGGATCCCTTTATTCAGCAGACGTTAACCACTTTTGCGCCGTTACCGGCAGATTTAGCTCAGTTAATTCAGTCTAACTAA
- a CDS encoding NAD kinase: protein MKVTIFANSNPKTKKVAAELHTKLIAAGFEIDDVSPDVVLTVGGDGTLLSAFHHYSNMVDQVRFVGVHTGHLGFYTDWRDYEIDQLVAGLLDDNGQSVTYPLLSIEITYADTEETDHYLALNESTLKKLGSTMVADVFIQDELFERFRGDGLCVSTPTGSTAYNKSVGGAVIHPRLDALQMAEIASINNRVFRTLGSPVIVAPYETITIKPQQQSHFIFTADQMDTQPRPIKQIRYSIANRRIAFAQHRHNRFWRRVGTSFIGLDEK, encoded by the coding sequence ATGAAAGTAACGATATTTGCTAATTCAAATCCAAAAACCAAAAAAGTAGCAGCAGAACTACATACAAAATTAATCGCAGCCGGCTTTGAAATTGATGACGTCTCACCAGACGTCGTGTTAACGGTAGGCGGTGATGGCACGCTCTTGTCAGCTTTTCATCACTACAGTAACATGGTTGATCAAGTCCGGTTTGTCGGCGTGCATACGGGACATTTGGGCTTCTATACGGACTGGCGTGATTATGAGATTGATCAATTAGTTGCTGGCTTATTGGATGACAATGGTCAAAGTGTCACGTATCCATTGCTATCAATTGAAATTACGTATGCAGATACCGAGGAGACCGATCACTACTTGGCGTTGAACGAGTCAACTTTAAAGAAGCTCGGGAGTACAATGGTCGCGGATGTCTTTATCCAAGATGAATTGTTTGAACGCTTTCGAGGCGATGGTCTCTGTGTGTCTACGCCAACTGGGTCAACAGCTTATAATAAGTCAGTTGGCGGCGCCGTGATTCATCCGCGCTTGGATGCGTTACAGATGGCTGAAATTGCCTCAATTAATAATCGTGTGTTTCGAACGTTAGGGTCGCCAGTCATTGTGGCACCCTATGAAACGATTACGATTAAGCCACAACAACAGTCTCATTTTATTTTTACGGCGGATCAGATGGATACTCAGCCACGACCAATTAAACAAATTCGGTATTCAATTGCAAATCGGCGGATTGCTTTTGCACAGCACCGGCATAATCGTTTTTGGCGACGGGTGGGCACATCCTTCATCGGATTGGACGAAAAATGA
- a CDS encoding GTP pyrophosphokinase family protein, giving the protein MEDWNHFLLPYQQAVDELKVKLRGMRKQFRDLNQHEPIEFVTGRVKPIDSIKEKVVRRKVQEDRLEQDMQDIAGLRIMCQFVEDIYQVVDLLRKRTDMTILEERDYISNEKPSGYRSYHIVIEYPVQMVGGEKKILAEIQVRTLAMNFWATIEHSLNYKYQGDFPESLSQRLQRAAEAAFSLDKEMSEIREEIQEAQSLFSYGKGTPTSEAPTPTKEDQ; this is encoded by the coding sequence ATGGAAGACTGGAACCATTTTTTATTGCCTTATCAGCAAGCTGTGGATGAGTTAAAAGTTAAGTTACGTGGAATGCGGAAACAATTTCGGGACTTAAACCAACATGAACCCATTGAGTTTGTGACGGGACGGGTGAAGCCCATTGACAGTATCAAGGAAAAAGTGGTGCGGCGCAAGGTTCAAGAGGATCGATTAGAACAAGATATGCAGGATATCGCTGGTCTGCGAATCATGTGCCAGTTTGTCGAGGATATCTATCAAGTGGTGGATTTATTGCGGAAGCGCACGGATATGACGATTCTAGAAGAGCGTGATTATATTAGTAATGAAAAGCCATCTGGTTATCGTTCTTATCATATCGTGATTGAATATCCGGTCCAAATGGTGGGCGGCGAAAAGAAAATCTTAGCAGAAATTCAAGTGCGCACTTTGGCAATGAATTTTTGGGCCACGATTGAACACTCTTTGAATTATAAGTATCAAGGTGATTTTCCAGAAAGTCTCAGCCAACGCTTACAGCGGGCGGCAGAAGCAGCTTTTAGTTTAGATAAAGAAATGTCTGAAATTAGGGAAGAAATTCAAGAAGCACAGAGCTTATTCTCATACGGCAAAGGGACGCCTACAAGTGAAGCGCCCACACCGACAAAGGAAGATCAATAA
- a CDS encoding DsbA family protein, with protein MLEVYLFVNPLATQCVRDEKNVLRLANDSDKQIRFQFIPLLNINVVQKALKSQGIQTADWQAQNQQSQTLYRVILDYKAALFQGKKRGRNFLIALQDAMLKTGQRYSESLVQSVAEQCQIDLDMFMEDRNGRLAKQAFHADQRLASEMNITEASSAVVFDCDQYDYGVLLEQFNYTTLFNLVNGRLDPFNDLAHQQAGCTDLDATQLHVL; from the coding sequence GTGTTAGAAGTGTATTTATTTGTAAATCCATTGGCAACTCAATGTGTCCGTGATGAAAAAAATGTTTTACGGTTAGCCAACGATTCGGATAAACAAATTCGATTTCAATTCATCCCCTTACTAAATATCAACGTGGTGCAAAAAGCGCTTAAAAGTCAGGGAATTCAAACCGCTGACTGGCAAGCTCAAAATCAGCAATCACAGACGTTATACCGGGTCATCTTGGATTATAAAGCCGCTCTTTTTCAAGGTAAAAAACGGGGTCGCAACTTTTTAATTGCCCTCCAAGATGCCATGTTAAAAACGGGACAACGTTATTCGGAAAGTTTGGTGCAGTCAGTTGCCGAACAATGTCAAATTGATCTCGATATGTTTATGGAAGATCGTAATGGCCGCTTAGCAAAACAGGCTTTTCATGCCGATCAACGCTTAGCTTCCGAGATGAATATTACTGAAGCTTCATCCGCAGTGGTCTTCGACTGTGATCAGTATGATTATGGGGTTTTATTGGAACAATTTAACTACACAACCTTGTTTAATTTAGTTAACGGTCGTTTAGATCCATTTAACGACTTAGCCCATCAACAAGCGGGCTGTACTGATTTAGATGCAACGCAATTACACGTGTTATAA
- the pepF gene encoding oligoendopeptidase F — protein MVATKHLPTRSAVPTQLTWDLTPIYADQAAYDADVKQIQAALPTVSALAEHFTDSATTVLAGVQGILDLYRRLEKVAVYASLKSDQDTGNSQNQALDDQAGNLTAQVSAATAWFEPAILTLTPAQLDTYLDENVALRDYRHLLDTVRLQKGHVLSTAEESLLAGAGDIFAASEKTFGVLNNADFEFPVVNDEQGNPVKLSQGVYGVLLESVKPAVRREAFTALYQVYSQFRRTLATTLASQVKVHNFVAQAHHYPDARTAALSANQIPTQVYDTLVTTVDDHLDLLHRYVALRKSILNVDELHMYDLYTPLTGQPELTYTYEQAQATVLKALKVLGPDYLKAVKTAFNSRWIDVVENQGKRSGAYSSGMYDTAPYILLNWQDNIDNLYTLVHEMGHSMHSYFTTHHQPYQYGDYAIFVAEIASTTNENLLTNYLLAHETDPKVRAYVLNYYLDGFKGTLFRQTQFAEFEQWLHEQAAAGQALTADRLSAHYLKLNQRYYGDAVVSDPQIADEWARIPHFYYNYYVYQYATGFAAASTLAQKISTNEPGAVKAYLGYLKAGSSEFPIDVMRNAGVDMTKSTYLTAAFTVFEQRLTEFEQLIKH, from the coding sequence ATGGTAGCAACCAAGCACCTACCAACGCGGTCAGCCGTCCCGACGCAACTGACCTGGGATTTAACGCCTATTTATGCAGACCAAGCCGCTTATGATGCGGATGTTAAACAAATTCAAGCGGCTTTGCCGACGGTTTCAGCCTTAGCTGAACATTTTACAGATTCAGCAACAACCGTCTTAGCAGGGGTTCAAGGTATTTTAGACTTGTATCGGCGCTTAGAAAAGGTCGCCGTTTATGCAAGCTTAAAGAGTGATCAAGATACTGGTAATAGTCAAAATCAAGCATTAGATGATCAAGCAGGGAACTTAACGGCTCAAGTTTCAGCAGCGACTGCTTGGTTTGAACCTGCCATTTTGACGTTGACGCCAGCACAATTAGACACGTATTTGGATGAGAACGTCGCCTTGCGTGATTATCGCCACTTATTAGATACCGTGCGGTTACAAAAAGGGCATGTCTTATCCACCGCTGAAGAATCACTTTTAGCGGGGGCCGGTGATATCTTTGCGGCTTCTGAAAAAACTTTTGGCGTTTTGAATAATGCGGATTTTGAATTTCCGGTTGTTAATGATGAGCAAGGCAATCCCGTTAAGTTATCACAGGGGGTTTATGGTGTTTTGCTGGAATCGGTTAAACCGGCTGTTCGTCGCGAAGCCTTTACGGCATTATATCAAGTTTATTCTCAATTTCGGCGGACGTTGGCCACTACTTTGGCTAGTCAAGTGAAAGTGCATAATTTTGTGGCCCAAGCGCATCACTATCCGGATGCACGGACCGCAGCTTTAAGTGCAAATCAGATTCCAACCCAGGTTTATGACACGTTGGTCACGACGGTTGATGATCACTTAGACTTACTCCATCGCTATGTTGCTCTCCGAAAATCAATCCTTAATGTTGACGAGTTGCATATGTATGACTTATATACGCCGTTAACGGGACAACCAGAATTGACGTATACGTATGAGCAGGCTCAAGCGACTGTCTTAAAGGCATTAAAAGTTCTGGGACCTGATTACTTAAAAGCGGTTAAAACGGCCTTTAATTCGCGCTGGATTGACGTTGTGGAGAATCAGGGTAAACGAAGTGGGGCCTATTCGTCAGGGATGTATGATACGGCGCCATATATTTTATTGAATTGGCAAGACAACATCGATAATTTATATACGTTGGTCCATGAAATGGGTCATAGTATGCATTCATACTTTACGACCCACCACCAACCCTATCAGTATGGCGATTATGCCATCTTCGTGGCTGAAATTGCTTCCACGACGAATGAAAACTTGCTGACCAATTATTTGTTAGCGCATGAGACTGATCCTAAAGTTCGGGCTTACGTGCTTAATTATTATTTGGATGGTTTTAAGGGGACCTTGTTCCGCCAAACACAATTCGCTGAATTTGAGCAGTGGTTACATGAACAAGCAGCTGCCGGTCAAGCCTTAACAGCTGACCGACTTTCAGCGCATTATCTGAAGCTCAATCAACGCTATTATGGCGATGCAGTGGTTAGTGATCCTCAAATTGCGGATGAGTGGGCACGAATTCCACATTTCTATTACAATTATTATGTTTATCAATATGCGACTGGTTTTGCCGCAGCTTCAACGTTGGCTCAAAAGATTTCTACCAATGAACCAGGCGCGGTTAAGGCGTATCTGGGGTATTTGAAGGCTGGTTCCTCCGAGTTTCCAATTGATGTGATGCGCAATGCGGGCGTGGATATGACAAAATCGACGTATTTAACCGCCGCCTTTACTGTTTTTGAACAACGATTAACTGAATTTGAACAACTCATTAAGCATTAA
- a CDS encoding competence protein CoiA produces the protein MLMAQDEQHHLIAAAEAQRQTTYHCPGCQAPVRLKHGTVMVAHFAHQSVQDCHTFSEGETAEHLQGKQQLASWFKASGYTVQLEAPLPAIHQRPDVLVQLGQNRPLALEFQCSPLSVERLAERTQGYRNHGYRVLWLLGSPYQRVLRTNAKALKFLHYNQQWGCYLAFWQVNLNGLLLVLNIATYDGEPLTYQRQLVLAKTTSVLGLLAYQPVLVAPMQVATRYQTYQQRLTLGRLTHQAAAVKLQKICYTQGGTLSQLPAWVVPVSAKPPILRTTYLVWYLQLFIQLRQQPLVLRMVQLTTVIWTTLQPLLALRSCLPTKNDLARQLIIAVVHELKQAKVIEPVGADWRLNPAQLKWQPHEK, from the coding sequence ATGCTGATGGCTCAGGACGAACAGCACCACTTAATTGCTGCCGCCGAGGCACAACGCCAGACAACGTATCATTGTCCAGGCTGTCAGGCGCCGGTGCGATTAAAGCACGGCACCGTCATGGTCGCCCATTTTGCCCATCAGTCTGTTCAGGATTGTCACACCTTTTCAGAAGGGGAGACGGCTGAACATTTACAAGGCAAACAGCAATTGGCGTCATGGTTTAAAGCCAGTGGCTATACGGTCCAGTTAGAAGCACCATTGCCAGCAATCCATCAACGACCGGATGTCTTAGTACAATTAGGCCAAAATCGCCCACTTGCATTAGAATTTCAATGTTCACCATTGTCAGTCGAACGCTTGGCCGAACGGACACAAGGTTATCGCAATCATGGTTATCGCGTCTTATGGCTGTTAGGGTCACCGTATCAACGCGTACTCCGGACTAATGCTAAAGCGTTGAAATTTTTACATTATAATCAGCAATGGGGCTGTTACTTGGCCTTTTGGCAGGTCAATCTTAATGGGCTATTATTAGTATTGAATATAGCCACGTATGATGGGGAGCCGTTGACGTATCAACGCCAGCTAGTATTGGCTAAAACGACATCGGTGTTAGGTCTGTTAGCTTACCAACCGGTCTTGGTTGCCCCAATGCAAGTTGCAACCCGTTACCAAACGTATCAACAGCGCTTGACACTAGGCCGTTTAACGCATCAAGCCGCCGCCGTTAAGTTACAAAAAATTTGCTATACGCAAGGCGGAACGCTGAGTCAACTGCCAGCTTGGGTCGTGCCGGTAAGTGCGAAACCGCCAATTTTACGGACGACTTATCTTGTCTGGTATTTACAACTCTTTATCCAATTACGTCAGCAACCGCTGGTCCTTAGGATGGTTCAATTAACCACGGTTATTTGGACGACTTTACAGCCTTTATTGGCCTTAAGGTCATGTTTACCTACTAAAAATGATTTAGCTCGTCAGCTAATTATTGCCGTTGTGCATGAGTTAAAGCAAGCCAAAGTGATTGAACCAGTTGGGGCTGACTGGCGCTTAAATCCAGCGCAACTTAAGTGGCAGCCCCACGAAAAGTGA
- a CDS encoding adaptor protein MecA — protein sequence MEMERINEDTIRVLIGNDDLNERGIRVLDLLGNHKQIESFFYSILEEVDVDHQFQDNDAVTFQVLPNRNGLELFISKNSESLQDTIAKTTDSSDQSDDHAMQDDVSDYLKRKLMQTDTDDNDQPQGVKHNQTKDTNDLDPYIDDPDTPTKEFVLQFDNFEDVISLARIFRPEGLASNLFKYRDKYYLELVFFVDQTSSGVIKDDVAVVLEYANATKVTADVLLEHGEKIMSNAALETVRHYFK from the coding sequence ATGGAGATGGAACGAATCAATGAAGATACGATTCGAGTTCTAATCGGCAACGATGATCTCAATGAGCGCGGTATTCGCGTACTGGATTTACTAGGGAATCATAAGCAAATTGAAAGTTTCTTTTATAGTATCTTAGAAGAAGTTGATGTTGATCATCAATTTCAAGATAATGATGCGGTAACATTCCAAGTTTTACCTAATCGAAATGGGTTAGAATTATTCATTAGCAAGAATAGCGAGAGCTTGCAGGATACGATTGCCAAGACGACTGATTCGTCTGATCAATCAGATGACCATGCGATGCAAGATGATGTTTCAGATTATTTAAAGCGTAAATTAATGCAAACTGATACTGATGATAATGATCAACCACAAGGGGTCAAACATAATCAGACTAAGGATACCAATGATTTAGATCCGTATATTGATGACCCTGATACACCAACTAAAGAGTTTGTCTTACAGTTTGATAATTTTGAAGATGTGATTTCATTAGCACGAATTTTCCGGCCAGAAGGTTTGGCGTCTAATTTATTCAAATATCGTGATAAGTACTATTTGGAATTAGTTTTCTTTGTTGATCAGACTTCTAGTGGTGTTATTAAAGATGATGTCGCCGTGGTGTTGGAATATGCCAATGCGACTAAGGTAACGGCAGATGTTTTACTAGAACATGGTGAAAAGATTATGTCGAATGCCGCTTTAGAAACTGTTCGTCATTACTTTAAATAG
- the spxA gene encoding transcriptional regulator SpxA, with amino-acid sequence MVTLYTSPSCTSCRKAKVWLKVHDIDFVERNIFSNPLSIEEIKGILQMTEDGTEEIISTRSKAFQQLQVDIDDISLNQLYELISQDPSLLRRPIMLDEKRLQVGYNEDEIRRFLPRKIRTLALLKAQQLANL; translated from the coding sequence ATGGTTACTTTATATACTTCACCAAGTTGCACCTCATGTCGAAAAGCAAAAGTTTGGTTAAAGGTGCACGATATTGATTTTGTTGAACGCAATATTTTTTCTAATCCACTCTCAATTGAAGAAATTAAAGGTATTTTGCAAATGACGGAAGACGGTACGGAAGAAATTATTTCAACGCGGTCTAAGGCTTTCCAGCAATTGCAAGTAGACATTGATGATATTTCTTTAAATCAACTTTATGAGTTGATTAGTCAGGATCCGAGTTTATTGCGTCGACCAATTATGTTAGATGAAAAACGACTACAAGTTGGCTATAATGAAGATGAAATTCGGCGCTTCTTACCACGGAAAATTCGGACATTAGCCTTACTAAAAGCGCAACAACTCGCAAATCTATAA